From Oryza brachyantha chromosome 9, ObraRS2, whole genome shotgun sequence, a single genomic window includes:
- the LOC102722423 gene encoding uncharacterized protein LOC102722423 isoform X3: MAAAAAATAEEYEEMLRVVEACAARIRWRLRPQSKRRLLNDIMFLCTRLRPVVLMDYGGTMPELQENLCSLLHHARQETSILSPLRVMVIKDMLYLIHAKGLAEHASPNARSQHQLAFVDLGKSCTKLLPDTEENDNVHEFVSIQDLFSAKFPVDAALEIPEGTTDTDCSGSCTADRISLVIDLTASIESALALPSLNGWLLGYPVIYLFCNGSAEIATQNLSKHSLHIYRIYAVRHRPSAAKQSEQELMSSY; this comes from the exons atggcggcggcggcggcggcgacggcggaggagtaCGAGGAGATGCTGCGCGTGGTGGAGGCTTGCGCCGCGCGCATCCGGTGGCGCCTCCGGCCCCAATCCAAGCGCCGCCTCCTCAACG ACATCATGTTCCTCTGCACTAGGTTGCGGCCTGTGGTACTGATGGATTATGGCGGCACAATGCCTGAACTACAAGAGAATCTCTGCTCCTTGCTGCATCATGCTCGGCAG GAAACAAGCATCTTGAGTCCACTAAGGGTGATGGTTATTAAAGATATGCTCTACTTGATTCACGCAAAGGGTCTTGCTGAGCATGCTTCACCAAATGCAAGGTCACAGCACCAGCTAGCTTTTGTCGACCTTGGGAAAAGCTGTACCAAA CTGCTTCCAGATACAGAAGAGAACGACAATGTGCATGAATTTGTATCCATTCAAGATCTCTTTTCAGCAAAATTTCCTGTTGATGCAGCTCTAGAAATTCCAGAGGGAACAACTGACACAGATTGTTCTGGATCTTGCACTGCTGACAGGATATCACTGGTTATTGATCTAACTGCCTCCATTGAGAGTGCCCTTGCGTTGCCTTCTTTGAATGG ATGGCTTTTGGGCTATCCTgtgatatatttgttttgcaaTGGAAGTGCTGAGATTGCCACACAGAATCTGTCCAAGCACTCTCTGCACATCTATAGGATATATGCTGTCAG ACATCGTCCATCAGCTGCCAAACAGTCCGAACAGGAACTGATGAG TTCCTATTGA
- the LOC102722703 gene encoding uncharacterized protein LOC102722703 isoform X1, with translation MELSSFTASSLAAPAAAMGLLAKSPKMINHRYAWDMRPQHRSSERLLSPACLTMFNKHCSKRINHKSFSVLRAVSPVQCTVNNTQSSISFKDFLVSVQTEEDGLIKIRVTVDDTMTDSFFEKVFLKKLVAAQPLPGFRRMKGGKTRDIPKDIALHIIGPSKVKKESIKNIISFTIAEYVQKEGLSASKNLKVLQSYEELEAAFEPGKEFCFDASLRLQ, from the exons ATGGAGTTATCCAGCTTTACCGCGAGCTCTCTCGCGGCGCCTGCGGCGGCGATGGGCCTCCTCGCGAAGAGCCCCAAG ATGATCAATCACAGGTATGCCTGGGATATGCGACCGCAGCATCGATCTTCTGAAAGGCTACTATCTCCGGCTTGTTTGACGATGTTCAACAAGCATTGTTCAAAACG AATCAACCATAAATCTTTCAGTGTGCTTCGTGCAGTATCTCCGGTACAAT GTACAGTAAATAACACGCAGTCGTCAATATCTTTCAAAGATTTTCTTGTTTCTGTGCAAACTGAGGAGGATGGACTGATAAAG ATACGAGTAACTGTAGATGACACAATGACAGATTCTTTCTTTgagaaagtttttttaaagaaacttgtTGCAGCACAGCCACTTCCTGGCTTTCGACGAATGAAAGGAG GAAAAACTCGAGAT ATACCAAAAGATATTGCTCTGCACATAATTGGGCCATCAAAAGTGAAGAAAGAATCCATCAAGAATATCATCAGCTTCACAATTGCTGAATATGTTCAAAAG GAGGGCCTCAGTGCATCGAAAAATCTGAAAGTTCTACAAAGCTATGAAGAGCTTGAAGCCGCATTTGAACCTGGAAAAGAGTTTTGCTTTGATGCAAGTCTTCGTCTACAGTAG
- the LOC102722423 gene encoding uncharacterized protein LOC102722423 isoform X1, whose product MAAAAAATAEEYEEMLRVVEACAARIRWRLRPQSKRRLLNDIMFLCTRLRPVVLMDYGGTMPELQENLCSLLHHARQETSILSPLRVMVIKDMLYLIHAKGLAEHASPNARSQHQLAFVDLGKSCTKLLPDTEENDNVHEFVSIQDLFSAKFPVDAALEIPEGTTDTDCSGSCTADRISLVIDLTASIESALALPSLNGWLLGYPVIYLFCNGSAEIATQNLSKHSLHIYRIYAVRHRPSAAKQSEQELMSFSVPIDMSTKRDEEPWAKSFLCYMNEKIKQCNHVWASIWMEIEVFQSQSGLVVL is encoded by the exons atggcggcggcggcggcggcgacggcggaggagtaCGAGGAGATGCTGCGCGTGGTGGAGGCTTGCGCCGCGCGCATCCGGTGGCGCCTCCGGCCCCAATCCAAGCGCCGCCTCCTCAACG ACATCATGTTCCTCTGCACTAGGTTGCGGCCTGTGGTACTGATGGATTATGGCGGCACAATGCCTGAACTACAAGAGAATCTCTGCTCCTTGCTGCATCATGCTCGGCAG GAAACAAGCATCTTGAGTCCACTAAGGGTGATGGTTATTAAAGATATGCTCTACTTGATTCACGCAAAGGGTCTTGCTGAGCATGCTTCACCAAATGCAAGGTCACAGCACCAGCTAGCTTTTGTCGACCTTGGGAAAAGCTGTACCAAA CTGCTTCCAGATACAGAAGAGAACGACAATGTGCATGAATTTGTATCCATTCAAGATCTCTTTTCAGCAAAATTTCCTGTTGATGCAGCTCTAGAAATTCCAGAGGGAACAACTGACACAGATTGTTCTGGATCTTGCACTGCTGACAGGATATCACTGGTTATTGATCTAACTGCCTCCATTGAGAGTGCCCTTGCGTTGCCTTCTTTGAATGG ATGGCTTTTGGGCTATCCTgtgatatatttgttttgcaaTGGAAGTGCTGAGATTGCCACACAGAATCTGTCCAAGCACTCTCTGCACATCTATAGGATATATGCTGTCAG ACATCGTCCATCAGCTGCCAAACAGTCCGAACAGGAACTGATGAG TTTTTCAGTTCCTATTGATATGAGCACCAAACGTGATGAAGAGCCATGGGCAAAATCGTTTCTGTGTTACATGAACGAGAAGATCAAGCAGTGCAACCATGTCTGGGCATCAATTTGGATGGAGATCGAGGTTTTCCAAAGCCAATCAGGACTCGTCGTTTTGTAG
- the LOC102710151 gene encoding proteasome subunit beta type-4-like: protein MAQPMDGSHASGSKAAAAAAEGPGTQRTQYPYVTGTSIIALKYKDGVIMASDTGASYGSTLRYKSVERIKAVGKHSLIGASGELSDFQEILRYLDELTLSDHMWDDGNSLGPKEIHSYLTRVMYNRRNKFDPLWNSLVLGGVKKGPKGEEKYLGMVNMIGTHFEENHIATGFGNHMAIPILRAEWREDMTFEEAVKLVEKCLLVLLYRDRSSINKFQIAKITTEGATIYPPYSLKTYWGFSAFENPAQGAVGSW from the exons ATGGCG CAACCCATGGATGGATCCCACGCGAGCGggagcaaggcggcggcggcggcggcggaagggccGGGCACGCAGAGGACGCA GTATCCTTATGTGACTGGTACATCAATAATTGCATTGAAATACAAGGACGGTGTCATCATGGCATCTGACACTGGAG CCTCCTATGGCTCAACTTTGCGGTACAAGAGTGTGGAGCGCATTAAGGCTGTTGGTAAGCATAGCCTTATTGGAGCAAGTGGGGAGTTGAGCGATTTCCAGGAGATTTTGCGCTACCTGGATGAATTAAC CTTATCGGATCATATGTGGGATGACGGAAACTCGCTGGGCCCCAAAGAGATCCATAGCTACTTGACGAGAGTGATGTACAACAGGCGCAACAAGTTTGATCCTCTCTGGAACTCCCTTGTACTTGGTGGAGTGAAAAAGGGTCCAAAGGGTGAAGAGAAATATCTTGGCATG GTCAACATGATTGGTACACACTTTGAGGAAAACCACATTGCCACTGGATTTGGGAATCATATGGCAATCCCAATACTTCGTGCTGAATGGCGTGAGGATATGACCTTTGAAGAAGCTGTTAAGCTTGTTGAGAAGTGCTTGCTTGTCTTGCTGTACCGTGACCGATCATCTATTAACAAATTCCAG ATTGCGAAGATCACAACTGAGGGCGCAACCATCTACCCACCATACTCATTGAAGACTTACTGGGGCTTCTCTGCCTTTGAAAACCCAGCCCAGGGTGCTGTAGGATCATGgtag
- the LOC102709872 gene encoding ATPase family AAA domain-containing protein At1g05910, with protein MVGMEGKGDASVTPVRTSDRLRKRPKYFGRNYMYYNPAIRKKMKSKKRAAASQIAKKLLRKSAARAPPADSIAANLRRSTRKRRMSVNLEDYDTDSSSMEDDDLMRPRYRSSKNKVDDEVSARPKRKKLSNSSSIPRREGLRPRRSIRGQRLHPYQESEDDQESSEEQPAQDRRENGNDIEEDGNEEEEVDGGDEAEADGDDEDGEEEQEGRRRYDLRDRSEVRRPSPHKEGKHRTQSPRRVLVHGIGQKNSKYLKKGGSRIHKRPRFSLPDDSDDSLLVDEPDEGPSMPWMRSGRGGMPWFLGGLDMHSPGAWGLNVGASGWGHQGDSAVGTSSLMPGIQTAGPSSKGGADIQPLQVDESVSFNDIGGLSEYIDALKEMVFFPLLYPDFFANYHITPPRGVLLCGPPGTGKTLIARALACAASKAGQKVSFYMRKGADVLSKWVGEAERQLKLLFEEAQKNQPSIIFFDEIDGLAPVRSSKQEQIHNSIVSTLLALMDGLDSRGQVVLIGATNRIDAIDGALRRPGRFDREFYFPLPGYEARTEILDIHTRKWKDPPPKELKMELAASCVGYCGADLKALCTEAAIRAFREKYPQVYTSDDKFVIDVDSVRVEKYHFLEAMSTITPAAHRGSIVHSRPLSPVIAPCLKRHLEKIMERIADIFPFLSSVDVSKFATLSYGSSIPLVYRPRLLMCGGESVGLDHVGPAVLHELEKFSVHSLGLPSLLSDPSAKTPEEALVHIFGEARRTTPSILYLPQFHLWWDTAHEPLKAVLLTLLNELPSNLPVLLLGTSSVAFSDLEEECASIFSSRNIYEVDQPSDDDRMRYFHVLFDSLLSFQTEESRNKSKDQKSSVDLPKVPKEVEGPKLSELKAKAESEQHAVRRMRMCLRDICNRVLYNKRFNVFHFPVSEEEVPDYRSVVHNPMDMATVLQQVDSGQYLTRASFMKDIDLIVMNAKTYNGSDYNGSRIVSRACELRDVVQGMLSQMDPSLVSFCDKIAEQGGPLQVMDDGDSSILQAVPVAQLVSGTRMSARLRNVQPEVNLSQSYEVLKRQKKSTENEQGMIKESATRDEKSPGDVDLSKPMFPEEAPKEPDSNGDLKETDNPPTEVQELPDVAPEPMITDNGEDVAMPASDDIPEQLDVVKRRFMELTAGYGVPQLERLYTRVMKGMIELSGKESNEDHRRLVVRYLLTFVENSDNF; from the exons ATGGTAGGGATGGAAGGGAAGGGGGATGCATCGGTGACACCAGTGAGGACTAGTGACCGGCTGCGTAAGCGGCCCAAGTACTTCGGTCGCAACTATATGTACTACAATCCAGCCATACGCAAGAAGATGAAGTCTAAGAAGCGAGCGGCTGCATCACAGATCGCCAAGAAGCTGCTTCGCAAGTCAGCTGCGAGGGCACCGCCTGCTGAT TCTATTGCAGCTAATCTACGTCGTTCAACACGAAAGCGAAGAATGTCTGTAAATCTGGAGGACTATGACACTGATAGTTCTAGTATGGAAGATGATGATCTTATG AGGCCCAGATATCGTTCTTCAAAGAATAAAGTGGACGACGAAGTGTCAGCTCGGCCAAAGCGCAAGAAATTATCTAACTCTAGTTCCATTCCTCGCCGTGAGGGCTTACGGCCTAGAAGGTCTATCCGAGGTCAAAGACTTCATCCATACCAAGAATCTGAGGATGACCAGGAAAGCTCTGAAGAACAGCCTGCACAAGATAGGAGAGAGAATGGTAATGATATCGAAGAGGATGGcaatgaggaggaggaggttgaTGGAGGTGATGAAGCTGAAGCAGATGGcgatgatgaagatggtgaggAAGAGCaagaagggaggaggagataTGACCTCAGGGATCGTTCAGAAGTTCGTAGGCCATCCCCACATAAGGAAGGGAAGCACAGAACACAATCACCCCGTAGAGTACTAGTACATGGAATTGGTCAAAAGAACagcaaatatttgaaaaaggGTGGTTCACGCATACATAAGCGCCCTCGATTCTCTTTGCCAGATGATTCAGATGATTCTCTTCTTGTTGACGAGCCAGATGAAGGTCCATCTATGCCATGGATGCGTAGTGGTAGAGGGGGCATGCCATGGTTTTTGGGTGGATTGGACATGCATAGTCCAGGAGCATGGGGTCTGAATGTTGGAGCTTCCGGTTGGGGTCATCAGGGTGACAGTGCAGTTGGTACTTCTTCACTTATGCCAGGGATCCAAACTGCTGGACCAAGTTCCAAGGGAGGTGCTGATATTCAACCTCTCCAAGTTGATGAGAGTGTGAGTTTTAATGATATAGGGGGCCTGTCCGAGTACATTGATGCATTAAAGGAAATGGTTTTCTTCCCTTTGCTTTATCcagatttttttgcaaattatcACATTACTCCTCCTAGGGGTGTTCTTCTCTGTGGCCCTCCTGGTACAGGGAAGACACTGATTGCTCGCGCCTTAGCATGTGCTGCCTCTAAAGCTGGTCAGAAGGTTAGCTTTTATATGAGAAAAGGAGCTGATGTTCTTAGCAAGTGGGTTGGAGAGGCTGAAAGGCAGCTCAAGCTACTTTTTGAGGAAGCTCAAAAGAATCAGCCAtcaatcatattttttgacgAAATAGATGGTTTGGCACCTGTGAGGTCGAGCAAGCAAGAGCAGATCCATAATTCAATTGTTTCTACATTGCTTGCTTTGATGGATGGGCTCGATTCACGTGGGCAAGTTGTTTTGATTGGAGCAACAAACCGAATTGATGCCATTGATGGAGCATTACGTAGGCCTGGACGATTTGATCGTGAGTTCTATTTTCCTCTACCTGGTTATGAGGCACGGACTGAAATACTGGATATTCATACACGGAAATGGAAGGATCCTCCGCCAAAGGAACTAAAGATGGAACTTGCTGCAAGCTGTGTGGGGTATTGTGGAGCTGATTTGAAGGCTTTATGTACAGAGGCTGCTATTCGAGCATTTAGGGAGAAGTATCCTCAGGTCTACACAAGTGACGATAAGTTTGTCATTGATGTTGATTCGGTCAGGGTTGAGAAGTACCACTTCTTGGAAGCTATGTCTACAATAACTCCCGCGGCACATAGGGGATCAATTGTGCATTCAAGGCCGCTGTCACCAGTTATTGCTCCTTGTCTAAAAAGGCATCTTGAAAAGATAATGGAAAGAATTGCTGacatttttcctttcctttcgtCAGTAGATGTTAGCAAGTTCGCCACTCTTTCCTATGGATCATCCATCCCTCTTGTTTATAGGCCTCGCCTTTTAATGTGCGGTGGTGAGAGTGTTGGGCTG GATCATGTTGGACCAGCTGTTTTGCATGAACTTGAGAAATTTTCTGTTCATTCCTTGGGGCTTCCATCTCTTCTGTCTGATCCAAGTGCAAAGACACCTGAAGAAGCTCTTGTGCACATTTTTGGGGAAGCTAGGAGAACAACACCTTCCATACTCTACTTGCCTCAGTTTCATCTTTGGTGGGATACG GCACATGAACCACTGAAGGCTGTTTTATTGACTCTGTTGAATGAGTTGCCATCAAACCTTCCAGTTTTGTTGCTGGGAACCTCATCAGTGGCCTTCAGTGACCTTGAAGAAGAGTGTGCTTCCATATTTTCTTCTCGTAACAT ATACGAAGTGGATCAACCAAGTGATGATGACAGAATGAGATACTTCCATGTACTGTTTGATTCATTACTTTCATTTCAAACGGAGGAGTCTAGGAATAAATCTAAAGATCAGAAGTCTTCTGTTGATCTTCCCAAAGTACCAAAGGAAGTGGAGGGACCCAAGCTTTCAGAGCTAAAAGCGAAGGCAGAATCAGAACAACATGCTGTTCGTCGGATGAGAATGTGTCTTCGAGATATTTGTAACCG CGTTCTGTACAACAAAAGGTTCAATGTATTCCACTTCCCAGTATCAGAAGAGGAAGTTCCTGACTATAGATCCGTAGTTCACAATCCCATGGATATGGCTACAGTCTTGCAGCAGGTGGACTCTGGGCAGTACCTTACTCGGGCATCATTTATGAAGGACATCGATCTTATAGTCATGAATGCAAAG ACATATAATGGGAGTGACTACAATGGATCTCGTATTGTTAGTAGAGCATGCGAACTACGAGATGTG GTGCAAGGAATGTTGTCACAGATGGACCCATCTTTGGTGTCCTTTTGTGATAAAATTGCGGAACAGGGGGGACCACTACAGGTTATGGATGATGGAGATAGCTCTATCCTTCAAGCGGTGCCTGTTGCTCAGCTGGTTTCTGGTACTAGGATGAGCGCAAGGCTTCGTAATGTACAACCAGAAGtaaatttatcacaaagttatgAGGTGTTAAAGCGGCAGAAGAAAAGCACCGAAAATGAACAAG GCATGATTAAAGAATCAGCAACAAGAGACGAAAAGTCTCCTGGTGATGTGGATTTATCGAAGCCGATGTTCCCAGAAGAAGCTCCAAAAGAACCAGATTCAAATGGCGATCTGAAAGAAACTGACAACCCACCAACTGAAGTACAAGAATTGCCTGATGTTGCTCCTGAACCCATGATAACTGACAACGGTGAAGACGTTGCCATGCCTGCTAGCGACGACATACCTGAGCAGCTGGATGTCGTGAAGCGACGCTTCATGGAGCTCACCGCAGGCTATGGCGTGCCACAGCTCGAAAGGCTGTACACCCGGGTGATGAAAGGCATGATAGAATTGAGTGGTAAAGAAAGCAATGAGGATCATAGGCGGTTAGTCGTTAGGTATTTGTTGACATTTGTTGAGAACAGCGACAATTTTTAA
- the LOC102722703 gene encoding trigger factor isoform X2, with amino-acid sequence MELSSFTASSLAAPAAAMGLLAKSPKMINHRINHKSFSVLRAVSPVQCTVNNTQSSISFKDFLVSVQTEEDGLIKIRVTVDDTMTDSFFEKVFLKKLVAAQPLPGFRRMKGGKTRDIPKDIALHIIGPSKVKKESIKNIISFTIAEYVQKEGLSASKNLKVLQSYEELEAAFEPGKEFCFDASLRLQ; translated from the exons ATGGAGTTATCCAGCTTTACCGCGAGCTCTCTCGCGGCGCCTGCGGCGGCGATGGGCCTCCTCGCGAAGAGCCCCAAG ATGATCAATCACAG AATCAACCATAAATCTTTCAGTGTGCTTCGTGCAGTATCTCCGGTACAAT GTACAGTAAATAACACGCAGTCGTCAATATCTTTCAAAGATTTTCTTGTTTCTGTGCAAACTGAGGAGGATGGACTGATAAAG ATACGAGTAACTGTAGATGACACAATGACAGATTCTTTCTTTgagaaagtttttttaaagaaacttgtTGCAGCACAGCCACTTCCTGGCTTTCGACGAATGAAAGGAG GAAAAACTCGAGAT ATACCAAAAGATATTGCTCTGCACATAATTGGGCCATCAAAAGTGAAGAAAGAATCCATCAAGAATATCATCAGCTTCACAATTGCTGAATATGTTCAAAAG GAGGGCCTCAGTGCATCGAAAAATCTGAAAGTTCTACAAAGCTATGAAGAGCTTGAAGCCGCATTTGAACCTGGAAAAGAGTTTTGCTTTGATGCAAGTCTTCGTCTACAGTAG
- the LOC102722423 gene encoding uncharacterized protein LOC102722423 isoform X2 — MAAAAAATAEEYEEMLRVVEACAARIRWRLRPQSKRRLLNDIMFLCTRLRPVVLMDYGGTMPELQENLCSLLHHARQETSILSPLRVMVIKDMLYLIHAKGLAEHASPNARSQHQLAFVDLGKSYTEENDNVHEFVSIQDLFSAKFPVDAALEIPEGTTDTDCSGSCTADRISLVIDLTASIESALALPSLNGWLLGYPVIYLFCNGSAEIATQNLSKHSLHIYRIYAVRHRPSAAKQSEQELMSFSVPIDMSTKRDEEPWAKSFLCYMNEKIKQCNHVWASIWMEIEVFQSQSGLVVL, encoded by the exons atggcggcggcggcggcggcgacggcggaggagtaCGAGGAGATGCTGCGCGTGGTGGAGGCTTGCGCCGCGCGCATCCGGTGGCGCCTCCGGCCCCAATCCAAGCGCCGCCTCCTCAACG ACATCATGTTCCTCTGCACTAGGTTGCGGCCTGTGGTACTGATGGATTATGGCGGCACAATGCCTGAACTACAAGAGAATCTCTGCTCCTTGCTGCATCATGCTCGGCAG GAAACAAGCATCTTGAGTCCACTAAGGGTGATGGTTATTAAAGATATGCTCTACTTGATTCACGCAAAGGGTCTTGCTGAGCATGCTTCACCAAATGCAAGGTCACAGCACCAGCTAGCTTTTGTCGACCTTGGGAAAAGCT ATACAGAAGAGAACGACAATGTGCATGAATTTGTATCCATTCAAGATCTCTTTTCAGCAAAATTTCCTGTTGATGCAGCTCTAGAAATTCCAGAGGGAACAACTGACACAGATTGTTCTGGATCTTGCACTGCTGACAGGATATCACTGGTTATTGATCTAACTGCCTCCATTGAGAGTGCCCTTGCGTTGCCTTCTTTGAATGG ATGGCTTTTGGGCTATCCTgtgatatatttgttttgcaaTGGAAGTGCTGAGATTGCCACACAGAATCTGTCCAAGCACTCTCTGCACATCTATAGGATATATGCTGTCAG ACATCGTCCATCAGCTGCCAAACAGTCCGAACAGGAACTGATGAG TTTTTCAGTTCCTATTGATATGAGCACCAAACGTGATGAAGAGCCATGGGCAAAATCGTTTCTGTGTTACATGAACGAGAAGATCAAGCAGTGCAACCATGTCTGGGCATCAATTTGGATGGAGATCGAGGTTTTCCAAAGCCAATCAGGACTCGTCGTTTTGTAG